A genome region from Oncorhynchus gorbuscha isolate QuinsamMale2020 ecotype Even-year linkage group LG26, OgorEven_v1.0, whole genome shotgun sequence includes the following:
- the LOC124015949 gene encoding G-protein coupled receptor family C group 5 member D-like, producing the protein MQTKQNKRMVFPFQIHKSLFLILLFNVPLPSTCQTTLNAGTLNQTIPPSAATSSNAIPNTTTNNPTVKSTINRGTTSFLQRNSSSNSISQDAILGCGADLNPVYSYLCDRQAAWGIVVESLASLGFVVSSGLLVGLLFWTLWMCVSSRQRRGIGGSVASMALFLLSTAGVFALTFAFVIRLTTQTCPTRLFLFGVLFSLAFSCLLARCLALLGFSVARGWGEAGVALALFTLQVVIATEWLIIVLLRDGQPCQYSQGEFVMLLIYVLVLLAAGLVLSLCCLCRSCLTYSYSGGSHRQSQVQATLLCLTMLLSAAIWVVWIALLTRGNMEMGRQPQWDDPVLSIALVANGWVLLLGHGLAQVVLLCRWEASSKEGPLDFGGWTSPNANLPGLGSPKEGRENRSFENDGRKQEPVFQSPYESGFSMTEIDPDKDYSIPRPQTTNISEPYDVYYGHSLSD; encoded by the exons AtgcagacaaaacaaaacaaaaggatGGTCTTTCCATTCCAGATACACAAATCTCTTTTTCTCATCCTACTATTCAATGTCCCACTTCCCAGCACATGTCAGACCACACTGAATGCTGGCACCCTCAACCAAACCATCCCTCCCAGTGCTGCCACTAGCTCTAATGCTATCCCCAATACCACCACTAACAATCCCACTGTAAAATCCACTATCAACCGAGGCACCACTTCCTTCCTCCAACGCAACTCTTCCTCAAACTCCATTTCCCAGGATGCAATCCTGGGGTGTGGGGCGGATCTGAACCCTGTGTACTCCTACCTGTGTGACCGTCAGGCGGCGTGGGGTATCGTAGTGGAGAGCCTGGCCTCACTGGGTTTTGTGGTCAGTTCAGGGCTGCTGGTGGGGCTGCTGTTCTGGACCCTATGGATGTGTGTGTCGTCCCGCCAGCGCAGGGGCATCGGGGGGAGTGTAGCTTCTATGGCTCTGTTCCTGCTCAGCACGGCGGGGGTCTTCGCCCTGACCTTTGCCTTCGTCATCCGCCTCACCACCCAGACATGCCCCACgcgcctcttcctgttcggggtGCTGTTCTCTCTGGCTTTCTCCTGCCTGCTGGCTCGCTGCCTGGCCCTGCTGGGCTTCTCTGTAGCCCGGGGCTGGGGGGAGGCTGGGGTGGCCCTGGCCCTCTTCACCCTCCAGGTGGTCATCGCTACAGAGTGGCTGATCATCGTGCTGCTGCGGGACGGCCAGCCCTGCCAGTACTCCCAGGGGGAGTTTGTCATGTTGCTCATCTACGTGCTGGTTCTGCTGGCCGCCGGCCTGGTCCTCTCCCTGTGCTGCCTCTGCCGCTCCTGTCTCACCTACAGCTACAGCGGAGGCAGCCACCGACAGAGCCAGGTCCAGGCCACGCTGCTCTGCCTCACCATGCTGCTGTCTGCTGCCATCTGGGTGGTGTGGATCGCCCTGCTGACCCGGGGTAACATGGAGATGGGCCGGCAGCCGCAGTGGGATGACCCGGTGCTGAGTATAGCCCTGGTGGCCAACGGCTGGGTCCTGCTGCTGGGCCACGGACTAGCCCAAGTGGTTCTCCTCTGCAGGTGGGAGGCCAGCTCCAAGGAGGGCCCCCTAGACTTTGGTGGATGGACCAGTCCCAACGCCAACCTGCCAGGGCTGGGGAGCCcgaaagaagggagggagaacagaAGCTTTGAGAACGACG GCAGAAAACAAGAGCCCGTTTTCCAATCACCATATGAGTCTGGATTCTCAATGACA GAAATAGATCCTGACAAAGATTACTCCATCCCTCGTCCTCAGACCACCAACATCAGCGAGCCCTATGATGTATACTATGGACACAGCCTTTCTGATTAA